Within the Zea mays cultivar B73 chromosome 10, Zm-B73-REFERENCE-NAM-5.0, whole genome shotgun sequence genome, the region acatgcgaggccccgcgagtctcccgccgcgtcccatacttcgggacagacggccgttgattcggccggaaggggagaggtatgtaactttatgttcttcattcttgttcatattatgtgttcaaaatcataatataaactaatactttttatttatcacttggacaggtcttggacggttttggattatgctgggggtcatcgtcgccccccaacaacatcctcggcctgctgtgcagggaacacttccctggacttgtggagtacgccggagtgacgggcccaaccttcaccttcgaccactacgccgtcgcccccgatgcagtagaccaggacgacagggaattcaataacaaggcggagcgggtgaagcaagagctgtgggtaagtcttagtataatataaaatatgtcgcattcgttgcaaattcttgaaataatgtatggatacatcgtttttgtatgcaggatttcttcagatgcgatgctggatacgaggctagggcggatgtggtggccaccacgtgctgtaagaagctcgtcgtggacatgcactatgaggcccgcatccaggccatcatcacctaccacggctccgtccttggggagaaggtgaccaaacctcaagcccgaaccatgtcgttgaccagggagcagtacctgcaggtaaagtcatgcatgtttggtaccagtactccatgcatgaattttattttatcttctgatatgcactttatgtgtttactttgcaggtgattccacattggtgcgccgcacatcctctctgctgggagcagatggtggataggtggtgttcgactgagtgggacgaggtgcacacagctagccgggaacggcgtttgcagatgcaagggccctcgcaccaccaaggcagccggagcctgggccaatatgccgaagcatgggtacgccacctttttatttcgatatatagcactaagttagatattatttctaactatctcgttggttttcgttgcagtcggcgtcacatggtggcaggccttgttccaccttctcggcctatgctatggcccataagggtaaggcgacgtccgacgtcacctacaacccggatgacgggcccgaggcctacaccaaccccgccgtctacagccgcctccatgactacaccgccatggcgcaggaggtccatggcccagactatgatccgagcaccgagcctatcgaccccgatgtgctcatgagggtcggaggaggcaagagacatgggcggtactggattgccgacggggcaatcgactcgtcctccactcccactctgtctcaggtgagagcaaggagcactggctcgaacccagccattcgacctcggcacgacagctcacagcatcgcatttcacaactcgaggttagtgcttctgtaactcgtccttcctttagttatatacctagtctttgagttactataacgttggcttgtaatattacagacccaactagaagagatggaggcgaggataatggcggagcgggcggcggctgatcagaggatggcggagatgttccagtacatgcagagccttggcgccgcacagggcatcgctccgccacctccattgttccccccagttgaccctactctcttccacactcctgtgagtaccaaaattgtagttagatgtttgtaatgcatctggtataacacatgctatctcttctttgtgcagggccaatctggggcggcatccaacaaccctccggaagggttcagcccaacgcaaccccggccaaaccgcccacctccatgagtcgttgttttagacttcagaacttatgtataatacttatgtttctgtttgatacttatgtgagagcttgcgacgtttgagacttatgtttgtgtttaatacttgtgttgaacacttatgtttgtgatggatatttatgtttgtggtcacggttttatgtttgtgttggctatttatgtctgtgatgatatctgtgatgtatatatgtgatatatatgtgatatcttctgtttgtgtggatggaaaacaaaaatcaaataaaaaaggtacatactggtcactttgccgagtgtaacactcggcaaagaggctctttgccgagtgtctgggtcaaaacactcggcaaagagcacagacctggacaccggcttaggttctttgccgagtgttatgtcgctgacactcggcaaagaggtcggctttgccgagtgccaactgggacactcggcaaagagcctgacacggggaccctccctggcgggctctttgccgagtgtcccaaacggcactcggcaaagaaggcggctttgccgagtgcgaccaggaggacactcggcaaagatatcttcgttgccgagtgtcaacggtgacactcggcaaagccgccgtctccgtcaaccggcgccgtaacggtcgcttttctttgccgagtgctccctgacactcggcaaagatcttcgccgagtgcccgagaaaaagtactcggcaaagaagtctttgccgatgcactgtttgccgagccttctttgccgagtgttacactcggcaaagcctttgccgagtgtttttagggcttcgccgagtgcttccggcactcggcgaagatattgattccggtagtgcccctactgcaagcgcatccgacctgggcgcggggcaacacgaaggccgcgggtttccccttttgcctgtcttcttccccccttcgtgctccgtctcgcgccgacccatctggactgggacacgcagcgacaatttactcgtcggtccagggacccccggggtcgaaacgccgacatagcTCTATACCATATGAAAAACCCTAACGATGTTCTAACACTACGGACAACCAACCAAACATGTCTTGTATAAGCTCATCCAGATCATGCTTATCCTAGCTCGCCTCATTCAACCTGGTTAGACTCCTACAGGCAATCAATCAGTCCATGAGGTTTTTGTGTGCGTACGTACTTATCTCTTTTTTTTTTCTAACATGTATAAATAAGTATATATACGCTCTAAAATAATTTCGGATCTATAACAGCGTACGTAGCGCCTAGAGCGTGATAAGATAGGTAGATTTGGTGATGCGCCACAAATCTGCATGGTTGCTATTTTCAAATAGCAGGTGCTCACATGTGCCGACCTCACTTGTCAACCACCTCACCATGCAGTCATCAGCAGCTCCTGCGAAAATATCTGCAGCAGCTACGCAGCTCGTTTCTTTGGTTAACCGCGCCGGTGGACAACACGGGAAGGATAACATTAACAATGAGTCCTCGGTGCCAACACATTGACAATTGAGATCGATGCTTAACCTGAAGAACTTGCCAAAGCCTGCCGGCGCCATGCATGTTACACAGAAAGTGTCAAAATAAGTTCACGTTTACCTAAACGGCCTGTAAACTATTATGAAATTAATTACAAAAAAAAAACATATCTCTTGATTATTACTATAACCGAACCGATTTAAATTTAGACGTTAAATAAATTTTGTCCCACGCATCTGCTGCTAGACCAAGTATGATGTTCTTTATTGAAAGGCAAAAACACAATGCGCGGCACGGCGGCAGGGAGGGATGATTAGATTAGCTCGTTGAGACAGGCAGAAAAGGTGACAGAAATCTTGTTGTCGTAGTCGAGCCCAGCTGATATATACGCTCACGTCCACCCCAACCAGCAACGCCACTAGCGTGAGAACGACTTCGCCTGCATGCCGATCCAGCTCCCCAGCGATAGGCAGTTATTTACAGGCTCACATCTCCAGCCTTCATGCGTTGCGCGTTCTGCCCACTCCCCACAGGCCACAGCTAGTGCAGGGCAATCATGCGCCGGGAAATGGCACGTACTTGTTGTATTGTAGTATCACAACAACAAAAAAAACAGCTATGTATATAGCTAGGCCGGCATGCTAGTGCTACTGATTGAGCGACCAAGTTTCGACGTGTTCTGCGATCCAAAGCCGGACATCCGCTACGCCGTTGAATCTTCTACTAGATTCACACGACAGCGAGAACAATTTTCTACTAGTGCAAAATTTGGTTTAAAAAAATCCATCCGCTTTGACCACAGCCTAAACAAAACCTTTTCCCTCTTCTCTGGTCGTTTCTCCAGCCGGGCGGCTGGCCTCGACCCTCGAGATTTATACTCGGGGACATGTGCGTTTCACACTTTACATTTTTACGTAAAAATGGTGACTGGTCAAGTTGGCCGTCGAATAGTTCTTTCCTTCTGCTTTGGAAAAAGGAACGATCCGCAGCAGAGAACATCGACTTAAACAAGCAACCGGACCGAGATGTTTCCTTGCTGCCTTGCCCACTTTTGTCGGTCAAAAAAACTAAAAACGAAAAACAAAATGTATAATTTTCTCAACAAATCTGGAAAAACATAAAAAAATGTACTAGCTCTCTTCTGCGCGCCAACTCGTACCGGCTACAAACACGACACGCGCAGCGACCAGACCCGCACCTGGCCGTCGAAGCTCGCGCTGCACACCCTCCACtcctcgtcgccgccgccgccgtctacACCGCCTGCCCGGGACCGCTTCTGGAGGaccggcaggggcgccgccgcgaccGACCGGACGGCGGTGCCGTGGCCGTCGATCACGGCGACGCAGGCGTAACCCCTGCCGTCCGCGGCGCGGCGCCAGGCCCGCACCGTCTGGTCCGCGGACCCGCTGACGACCAGCCCGCCGGGCGCGCACGCGACGGAGAGCACGGCCTTGCGGTGGCCCCTGAGGGCCCCGACCGCGGCCATGTGGCTGGCGCTGTCCTCGCGCTCCCACACCAGGACGCAGCGGTCGTTGCCGCCCGAGTACAGCGCCTGGCCCCCGCGCCCGACGGCCAGGGCGTTCACCGCCGCCGTGTGGCGGGACAGCGTGGCGACCAGGTGGTAGACGGGCTGCTTCTTGCCGCGCGCGGCGGGGcgggggcggggacggggcgcCCACACGCGGACGCGCCTGTCGGCGGAGCCCGTGTACACGGTGCCGTCGGGCGCCACAGCCACGGCGTTCACGGCGTCGTCGTGCGCCGCCAGCGACTGCAGGCACCGCAGCGACGGCGCCGCCCACACCTTGAGCGTCTTGTCCCAGGACACGGAGAAGAGGAGGCGCCCGTCGGCGGACGCCGCCACGCCCGACACGGCGTCGGCGTGCTCGATCCAGAGCCGCCGGTGGTGCCGgcggacggcgacgtggttggacGGGACGGGGAACCGGCGGAGGCGGTCGGAGACCGTGGGGAGCGCCGCGGCGAGGCGGATCCTGCCAGGCGATCGCGAGGACACCCGCCACAGGCGCAGGCGCCCGTCCTGGTGCCCCGTcacggccgcgccgccgccgccgccgccggggaggcgCGCCACGCACTTGACcgagcccgcgcccgcgcccgcggcgGCGTCGGAGGTGGAGGTCGCCTCCAGCGTCGACAGGTCGTGGAGCGCCACGCACGACGGCCGCGCGACGACGAGGCCGGGCAGGGAGCCCCCCGTCGCCGCGacgacggcggcgcacggcgAGGGGCGCGCGGACAGAGGGAGGAGCGTGGCGACGTGGACGAACGACGCGGCGAGGCTAGCGCTCGTCGCTGAGGAGAGCGAAGGGAGGGACGTCGAGGACGACGACTCCGacacggccgccgccgccgcggacgACGTGGAGACGGTCGACGAGGAGGACGACACCGCTGTGGCCCGCTTGGTGCTGCTGCTTGCGCTCCCCTCCCCGTCTCCGTCGCCGGTGCCGGTGCCGGTGGCCATGCAGAGGCGCGGAAGAAGCTTCATTTGGACCGTGACGGGCTACCACTCTGTCCCTGACTCCCTGTGGTCTGGTTGTGCGTGGCACACAGCTCGAGACGTCGAGTAGAATGAGTGAGCGACGGGTCAGCCGAGGCTCGACTGCAATGCTAGTCTATTTGTACAAGACAAGGCGCGGGTGCCCCGGCACCGGGCATCCGACGGCCCGGGGGCGCGGCAGCACGTGTCTGAGGACTGAGGAGAGACCTTGGACGATCCAGATCGACCTGATGTAACCCGTCGGAAGCTGGAGGCGCTGTCGTGTCAATGTGCGATGTGATGAACGGCCGGGTAACGTGCGCTTCCTCCAGGTCCCGATCAAGCTGTGACCCAGATGCTGGTGCACTGTCGGCTCGAGGCAGAGTATTGCAGGATCACTCTCTTTTTTTCAGTTAGTCTGTATACGTTATGGTTGTCTTTAGTAGACCATATAAAATAGAATTTGCACACACTATTTATAAAATGAAATTTTGAAATAAAAGATGTGATAAAGGATGAGATAGGAGAGACTATTTTCGGTGGATCCTATAAAATAGGAGACGTGACATTATAGATCTTCTTAACATTGTTTTCCGGAGATTGCATAAAAAATTTAGTCCCTGTCACATTAAATGTTCAAATGATAACTACGAGTATTAAATATAAACTAATTATTAAATTAATTACAAAGACTAAAAGATGAGACAAATTTATTAAACCTAGTTAAGTCTACATTTAATTATGATATTGAAACATTTGATGTGACACCAATTAAACTTTAGCCAGAGGACCAAACACCTAGGGGTGTAACCGGATCGAATACGGACGGATATCAATgaaatcatatttgttttcatatttttagtcGGATTCGAATTCGAATACGAATAGCTTCGAATATGAATACAAATACGGATGTTCTCGAATACAAATACGGATAGTCGTGGATCGAATACGGAGCTAATCGGACACGGATAGCGtcggtaacgaatatttttgtcgGATATCAATAAGACACCATTCCACACATATCATAGTTGTAATCATTTAGCATCTCCTTtagtccaaacattttttagaATTATATGTGCACATATGCTACACCTCCATAAAAATCcatgaatttctaaggctattttGAGTATTGTTAATTTCTTTATGTAGAAAATCATGaaaatgcaattaaattcataaaatattgatAACTATGATATGTGGTTTCACGTGTTATTATGACATGTGGTTTCACTTATTATTATGGTGGTTTCACATGTAATCATTATGGGTTTCACAAGTAGAAATGAAATGAAATAATTGATGACATCTTGTGGTTTTTATGGTTCAAACATTTTTGAAGATGCTATATGGACATATGTTACTCATACGTCAAATTTCGTGAATTTTTGAGACTATTtgtatattattaatttctttttgcagaaaatcatcaaaatgcattTAAATCCATAAAATATTATAGTATCGACAAAAAATCGCAAATAAGTTATCATGACTAATAAACATTCCAtaagaagataacctcaagtcccTACATGAAAATGAGAAAGTGAAATAAaggttatgttgaaacttggatacttaagctgatttcacgtgtaactcacacaACAAGTGTAAGAAAATGAAAAGAATCACTGGCATCTTATGGACTTTATGACCCAAacattttttagaattttatGTAGCCAAATGTTAACCCTCCGTCAAATTTTATGAATTTCTAAGGCTAtctgtgtattattaatttctttctacaaaAAATCATCAAAATGTAATTAAAATCATAAAATAATCTAGTGTCTACcagaaattgcaaataagttaccaggaccaataaacattctattaaagataatatgaagtctctatgtgaaaatgataaagtgaagtattgattatgtaaaAATTTGGATAGTTAAGGTGATATCACATGTAACTCACGTAACAAGTGAAAGTGAATTAAAAGAAATATTGACAATCTTTAGATTTTATGTCCCAAACATTTTTGAGGATGCTATATGGGCATATATTGCTCCTCCatcaaatttcatgattttttagactatttgtgtattattataattttttctacggaaaattatcaaaatgcatttaaattcatcaaatattccactatcgaccgaaaattgcaaatatGTTACCAGGAACAATAAATATTATATAAGAACATAACCTCAAATCcccatatgaaaatgataaagtgaagtattgattgtgttgaaacttggatatttaGGGTGATTCCACATGTAACTATCCGAATATCTAAAATCTGAAATCTGGTAAGATATCTGGTAGATGTCCGGATATCCGAAATATGAAATCCGGATAGTTATCCGAGAAGATATCCGGATATCCGAAATCCGACGGATATCAGTCATATCATATCCGTATCCGATATCCGAACTGTACTATCCGAATTCGAATCTGAAATCCGAAAATTCTGTGGATATCCGAAAAAACTATCCAACCGAATAATTAGCCTCTTCGGACGGTCGGATGGTCGGATAATATCCGTACCGTTTACACCCCCCTACAAACACCCCTTAGAAAACCCATTTGAATACagaaactaaactttagtccataCCAAAACGAATGTTCGGATGTTAGATATAAGTATTAAAATAGTTCAATTACAAAACTAATTATATAGACGAGGACTAAAGTATAAGACAAATGTATTAGGTCTAATTAGTCTATGATTCGCATATGTGATGCTACAATAACTATTTGCTAATCATGGATTCATTATGTTTAATAAAattgcctacttcgtcagaagaaccaAAAACCCTTAAAGCAGGTTTGGTGACAAAAAAAAATAGAGAGGACGGGAGAGGAAATCCACTAGGGCTGGTTTGGTGATCCACTCTAAATCTCTAGTCACAAAATCAACCTTTGCTATTGAAAAAATGAATTGCAACGAATTTGCTCCCCCATAATATATCCCCTCTAATTCTCTTGCTATCAAACCAGCGCTTACACAGCGCTACGACAGAAAAGATCGTTGTGAATCTGCACGTGCTTCGCAAACAAGTTTCCAAACATTTTCGGTGTTCAGAAACAGTAACTGATTTCAAATATCTTGTTCCTGCACGGAGGCTAGAGCGAGACAAACTTTCTCGGAAAAGGAATACACCGAGTAGTACGTCCGTTCTCAAATATTTATTGTCCGTTAATTTATTTTGAACTAATCGGTGATAAATAAAAAAAATTTAGGACGAGCTCTTTGCGCTTAGGATGGACAAAATCGAGATCGCAGTCTAGCTGCAAAAACTAGTGTCCTAAAACGAGAGTGAAAACAAGCGTTAGGACAGCCGT harbors:
- the LOC100285051 gene encoding uncharacterized protein LOC100285051 — its product is MKLLPRLCMATGTGTGDGDGEGSASSSTKRATAVSSSSSTVSTSSAAAAAVSESSSSTSLPSLSSATSASLAASFVHVATLLPLSARPSPCAAVVAATGGSLPGLVVARPSCVALHDLSTLEATSTSDAAAGAGAGSVKCVARLPGGGGGGAAVTGHQDGRLRLWRVSSRSPGRIRLAAALPTVSDRLRRFPVPSNHVAVRRHHRRLWIEHADAVSGVAASADGRLLFSVSWDKTLKVWAAPSLRCLQSLAAHDDAVNAVAVAPDGTVYTGSADRRVRVWAPRPRPRPAARGKKQPVYHLVATLSRHTAAVNALAVGRGGQALYSGGNDRCVLVWEREDSASHMAAVGALRGHRKAVLSVACAPGGLVVSGSADQTVRAWRRAADGRGYACVAVIDGHGTAVRSVAAAPLPVLQKRSRAGGVDGGGGDEEWRVCSASFDGQVRVWSLRVSCL